A section of the Arcobacter roscoffensis genome encodes:
- a CDS encoding pyridoxal phosphate-dependent aminotransferase — protein sequence MRYENMSSFIVMDIVRDAAAFEDTIHFEIGQPDLKPSAKVKKKLLEAVENDEFSYTESKGLVELRQEIVSMYKRNYNVNIDKEQVILTPGTSGAFLVAYTLTLKHNHVLGLSDPSYPCYKNFASMLDIKPCFMPIDKSSDYELTVEHLKNKKLDALQISSPCNPTGNIYKKKNLKELIEYCEHNNIAFISDELYHGLTYEKDANTALEFSDKAFVINGFSKYYCMPGLRLGWIIVPKELSRQAEIIAQNIFISAPTLSQYAALEAFDEEYLQEVKSIFKERRDYLYNELSDIFEIDAKPDGAFYLWANVSKYTDDSFAFAKELLDSIHIATTPGIDFGANKTNQYLRFAYTRDIEHMKEGVQRLKEYLKTR from the coding sequence TTGAGATATGAAAATATGAGTTCATTTATTGTGATGGACATAGTAAGGGATGCTGCTGCATTTGAAGATACAATACATTTTGAAATAGGGCAGCCAGATTTAAAACCTAGTGCAAAGGTTAAGAAAAAGCTTTTAGAAGCTGTGGAAAATGATGAGTTTTCTTATACTGAATCAAAAGGTCTTGTAGAACTAAGACAAGAAATAGTTTCAATGTATAAAAGAAATTATAATGTGAATATAGATAAGGAACAAGTTATTTTAACTCCTGGAACATCAGGAGCTTTTTTGGTTGCTTATACCTTAACATTGAAGCATAACCATGTACTGGGATTATCAGATCCTTCATATCCTTGTTATAAAAACTTTGCAAGTATGTTAGATATAAAGCCTTGTTTTATGCCTATAGACAAATCAAGTGATTATGAGTTAACAGTTGAGCATCTAAAGAATAAAAAATTGGATGCCCTTCAAATATCTTCTCCTTGTAATCCAACAGGAAATATTTATAAAAAGAAGAATTTAAAAGAGCTTATAGAGTATTGTGAACACAATAATATAGCTTTTATTTCTGATGAGTTATATCATGGTTTAACATATGAAAAAGATGCAAACACAGCTTTAGAGTTTAGCGATAAAGCTTTTGTAATAAATGGTTTTTCAAAATACTATTGTATGCCAGGATTAAGACTTGGATGGATTATAGTTCCAAAAGAGCTTTCTAGACAAGCTGAAATTATTGCTCAAAATATATTTATTTCAGCACCTACTTTATCGCAATATGCAGCACTTGAGGCTTTTGATGAAGAGTATCTACAAGAAGTAAAGTCTATCTTTAAAGAAAGAAGAGATTATTTATATAATGAATTAAGTGATATTTTTGAAATAGATGCTAAGCCTGACGGAGCTTTTTATCTTTGGGCAAATGTATCAAAATATACAGATGATAGTTTTGCTTTTGCAAAAGAGCTTCTTGACTCTATTCATATTGCTACAACTCCTGGTATTGATTTTGGAGCAAATAAAACAAATCAATACTTAAGATTTGCATACACAAGAGATATAGAACATATGAAAGAGGGAGTTCAAAGATTAAAAGAGTACTTAAAAACTAGATAG
- a CDS encoding disulfide oxidoreductase — MTKSNFLILLSFITACIATMGSLFFSEVMQFVPCSMCWYQRIFMYPLVLIFLVNTLYPDNKVFKYAMPIVVVGLLFAIYHNLLMFGIIPESVVPCVQGVPCSTEYINWLGFITIPFLSLSAYSIIFILLLMYKKELKNEK, encoded by the coding sequence TTGACTAAGTCAAACTTTTTAATTTTACTCTCTTTTATCACAGCCTGCATCGCAACAATGGGAAGCCTTTTTTTCTCAGAAGTTATGCAATTTGTACCGTGTAGTATGTGTTGGTATCAAAGAATTTTTATGTATCCTCTTGTTTTAATATTTTTAGTAAACACACTTTATCCTGATAATAAAGTCTTCAAATATGCTATGCCAATAGTGGTAGTTGGTTTATTGTTTGCTATTTATCACAATTTACTAATGTTTGGGATTATTCCTGAAAGTGTAGTTCCTTGTGTTCAAGGTGTACCTTGCTCAACTGAGTATATTAATTGGTTAGGTTTTATAACTATTCCATTTTTATCACTTAGTGCTTATTCTATAATATTTATCTTACTTTTAATGTATAAAAAGGAATTAAAAAATGAAAAATAA
- a CDS encoding PhnD/SsuA/transferrin family substrate-binding protein: MIKVLFFIFITSLFIKADSINIGLYGLDKKVANEKTVKRLMEKFLSDIKGLENLEVSVTTYYDEKILKEDYLLNKLNLFYLTPSLYIKYFKFFNENTKDLIILKDSADNHTQYLSLVNKTSKIESYKHLNDKNVSFYTNHNLSKLWFIKRYYEETNNKNISFHIKDYANFNQHKKILDVYFNKLDLAVVPSHVWEIAKSLNPKIVQRVEIFDKSEKIFPSVVGLFNKNYNQSIIKTHKEYINNEKNKDRIKKILSLVRYQTVESIDKTTYKQAHEFYKKYEKYFYE; encoded by the coding sequence ATGATTAAAGTATTATTCTTTATATTTATTACCTCATTATTTATAAAGGCTGATAGTATAAATATCGGTCTTTATGGTCTTGATAAAAAAGTAGCAAATGAAAAAACAGTAAAAAGACTTATGGAGAAGTTTCTAAGTGATATAAAAGGCTTAGAAAACTTAGAAGTAAGTGTTACAACTTATTATGATGAGAAAATTTTAAAAGAAGATTACTTATTAAATAAACTTAATCTTTTTTATTTGACTCCAAGTTTATATATAAAATATTTTAAATTTTTTAATGAAAATACAAAAGATTTGATTATTTTAAAAGACTCTGCAGATAATCATACTCAATATTTAAGTTTAGTAAATAAAACTTCAAAAATAGAATCCTATAAACACTTAAATGATAAAAATGTAAGTTTTTATACTAATCATAATCTATCAAAACTCTGGTTTATAAAAAGATATTATGAGGAAACAAATAATAAGAATATAAGTTTTCATATAAAAGATTATGCAAATTTTAATCAACACAAAAAAATCTTAGATGTATATTTTAACAAATTAGATTTAGCTGTTGTTCCTTCTCATGTTTGGGAAATTGCAAAAAGTTTAAATCCTAAAATAGTGCAAAGAGTAGAAATATTTGATAAGTCTGAAAAGATCTTTCCTTCTGTAGTTGGACTTTTTAATAAAAACTATAATCAATCTATAATCAAAACTCATAAAGAGTATATCAATAATGAAAAAAATAAAGATAGAATTAAAAAGATTTTAAGTCTGGTTCGTTATCAAACAGTAGAATCAATTGATAAAACAACATATAAGCAAGCCCATGAATTTTACAAAAAGTATGAAAAGTATTTTTATGAATAA
- a CDS encoding HAD family hydrolase — protein MKKYILFDNDGVLVETEKWYYEANRIALKELGITLGLDVYLEIMARGGTAWELAFEKGFSKKIVDNKRFQRDDYYQDFLKTKNIEIPNVKKTLEKLSKKYKMGIVTTSRRVDFDLIHKNRGIIDYMEFSLCVEEYKRAKPYPDPYLAGLKKFKAKKEEAIVVEDSQRGLNSAVNANIQCAIVHNDFTVKHDFSKADFFINKLDELESLLETI, from the coding sequence ATGAAAAAATATATACTATTTGATAACGATGGAGTATTAGTAGAAACAGAAAAGTGGTACTATGAAGCTAATAGAATAGCTTTAAAAGAACTGGGAATTACTTTAGGACTTGATGTATACCTAGAAATCATGGCAAGAGGTGGTACAGCTTGGGAATTAGCTTTTGAAAAAGGCTTTTCAAAAAAAATAGTTGATAATAAAAGATTTCAAAGAGACGATTATTATCAAGATTTCTTGAAAACTAAAAATATTGAAATTCCAAATGTTAAAAAAACTTTAGAAAAACTATCAAAAAAATATAAAATGGGAATAGTTACAACTTCGAGAAGAGTTGACTTTGATCTTATTCATAAAAATAGAGGTATTATTGATTACATGGAATTTAGTCTTTGCGTTGAAGAGTATAAAAGAGCTAAACCCTACCCTGACCCATACCTAGCAGGTCTTAAAAAATTTAAGGCAAAAAAAGAAGAAGCTATAGTGGTAGAAGATTCACAAAGAGGTCTAAACTCTGCTGTTAATGCTAATATTCAATGTGCTATAGTACACAATGACTTTACAGTAAAACATGATTTTTCAAAGGCTGATTTCTTTATAAACAAACTAGATGAACTTGAAAGCTTACTAGAAACTATATAA
- the rraA gene encoding ribonuclease E activity regulator RraA, whose translation MNIHTADLCDENQDKKLQILSPKFKNYGGLKRFYGQIETVKLDKSNFRLLEMLRDEDGEGRIVVVDNAQEFFGVVGDKLMAFAAKNNWQAIILNGYVRDTDETKNINVGLFAIGTCPLRNFDKTESSRGEEISFEGLTFNRGDYIYADNDGIVISKEKLV comes from the coding sequence ATGAATATACACACAGCTGATTTATGTGATGAAAACCAAGATAAAAAATTACAGATTTTATCACCAAAATTTAAAAATTATGGTGGTTTAAAAAGATTTTATGGACAAATTGAAACAGTAAAACTTGATAAAAGTAACTTTAGACTTTTAGAAATGCTAAGAGATGAAGATGGTGAAGGTAGAATTGTAGTTGTTGATAATGCACAAGAATTTTTTGGAGTTGTAGGTGATAAACTTATGGCTTTTGCAGCAAAAAACAACTGGCAAGCTATCATTTTAAATGGATATGTAAGAGATACTGATGAAACTAAAAATATTAATGTTGGATTATTCGCAATCGGTACTTGTCCTTTAAGAAACTTTGATAAGACTGAATCTTCAAGAGGTGAAGAAATAAGCTTCGAGGGTTTAACTTTTAATAGAGGTGATTATATTTATGCTGATAATGACGGTATAGTTATCTCAAAAGAAAAGTTAGTGTAA
- a CDS encoding TlpA family protein disulfide reductase, protein MKKNFLIAGAITSLLLFTGCDTKSSIDESMVAKPTKDKKVGENFDSKEFKLTTVDGKTIEARTTLTGIDFKDYKGKVVLVDIFATWCPPCIKGLPDMNKLKEKYDGKFEIISVLFQDNKTIEEMQAFKKEHNIKYPIAIGDVNAKFAKELGEVTKVPEYYLYDKDGNYIKKFVGETDKSLFERYIDKAINN, encoded by the coding sequence ATGAAAAAAAACTTTTTAATTGCAGGAGCAATAACTTCGTTATTACTTTTCACAGGATGTGATACAAAAAGCTCAATCGATGAGAGTATGGTAGCAAAGCCAACAAAAGATAAAAAAGTAGGTGAGAATTTCGATTCTAAAGAATTTAAATTAACAACAGTTGATGGCAAAACAATAGAAGCAAGAACAACACTTACAGGGATTGATTTCAAGGATTATAAAGGAAAGGTTGTGTTAGTAGATATTTTTGCTACATGGTGTCCTCCTTGTATTAAAGGGCTTCCTGATATGAACAAGTTAAAAGAAAAGTATGATGGAAAGTTTGAGATTATTTCTGTTTTATTCCAAGATAATAAAACTATAGAAGAGATGCAAGCTTTTAAAAAAGAACATAATATAAAATATCCTATTGCAATTGGTGATGTAAATGCAAAATTTGCTAAAGAGTTAGGAGAGGTTACAAAAGTTCCTGAATACTACCTATATGATAAAGATGGAAATTATATTAAAAAGTTTGTTGGTGAAACTGACAAATCTTTATTTGAAAGATATATAGATAAGGCTATAAACAACTAA
- a CDS encoding sensor domain-containing diguanylate cyclase codes for MKTLLLKTNSYLAVLFITILVVVFYTLSYSFFTVKFENIEDEQNKKNINSFLTIIDNELSRVESITVDYAYWDATYRFINDKNSEYINENFREGSNTLEDLNLDFMLFTNINNTPIYSSYINSNFLKDKKSFELELIKKFLNKKNISNLFKKEILEYQNRYFIITKNEISTSDSRAKPNGYLYSGKEITKKSLSKLNKSFKNIDILDKTNHLEEYQDERSIYIKDIKVSTLKESDTIINYIEYYSFDKTHLVTFSLKNNRDFMKKGKETIVFYNIITTTFLFVLLLLIYVNIKILQKYNKRLAKEIDLKTQKLKESNEKLKYLSQTDELTKISNRRMFFYEANKLFNLSANTQKDLAVLMIDIDNFKTINDTYGHPAGDEVLKHFTNKVTDLLDGKYVFGRLGGEEFAIVYYDLNEEKAYELSEKIRESIENDFLIYNGDKIKYTISSGLAKRKNKDSLDFMLNEADKLLYSAKSNGKNCIIRQRHL; via the coding sequence ATGAAAACATTACTTCTTAAAACAAATTCATATTTAGCTGTACTATTTATTACAATACTTGTAGTTGTATTCTATACTTTAAGTTACAGTTTTTTTACAGTTAAGTTTGAAAATATTGAAGATGAACAAAATAAAAAAAACATCAACTCTTTTTTAACTATAATTGATAATGAGTTATCAAGAGTGGAAAGTATAACAGTAGATTATGCTTATTGGGATGCTACATACAGATTTATAAATGATAAAAATAGTGAGTATATAAATGAAAACTTTAGAGAAGGCTCTAATACTTTAGAAGATTTAAATCTTGATTTTATGTTATTTACAAATATTAATAATACGCCTATTTACTCAAGCTATATAAACTCTAATTTTTTAAAAGATAAAAAAAGCTTTGAATTAGAACTAATAAAAAAATTCTTAAATAAAAAGAATATATCTAATTTATTTAAAAAAGAGATCCTAGAGTATCAAAATAGATATTTTATCATCACAAAAAATGAAATTTCAACAAGTGATAGTAGAGCAAAACCTAATGGTTATTTATATTCAGGGAAAGAAATAACTAAGAAAAGTTTATCTAAATTAAATAAATCATTTAAAAATATAGATATTTTAGATAAAACTAATCACTTAGAAGAGTATCAAGATGAAAGATCAATTTATATCAAAGATATAAAAGTAAGTACATTAAAAGAATCAGACACAATCATAAATTATATTGAATATTATAGTTTTGATAAAACACATTTAGTTACATTTTCATTAAAAAACAACAGGGACTTTATGAAAAAAGGAAAAGAAACTATTGTTTTTTATAATATTATAACTACTACATTCTTATTTGTTCTTCTTTTACTTATATATGTAAATATCAAAATATTACAAAAATATAATAAAAGATTAGCAAAAGAGATTGATTTAAAAACGCAAAAGTTGAAAGAATCAAACGAAAAGTTAAAATACCTTTCACAAACTGATGAATTAACTAAAATAAGTAATAGAAGAATGTTTTTCTATGAGGCAAATAAACTATTTAATCTTTCAGCTAATACACAAAAAGACTTAGCTGTTTTAATGATTGATATTGATAACTTTAAAACTATAAATGATACATATGGACATCCAGCAGGTGATGAAGTTTTAAAACACTTTACAAATAAAGTAACTGATTTATTAGATGGTAAATATGTTTTTGGTCGACTGGGTGGAGAAGAGTTTGCAATAGTTTATTATGACTTAAATGAAGAAAAGGCATATGAACTTAGTGAAAAAATAAGAGAATCCATAGAAAATGACTTTTTAATATATAATGGTGATAAAATAAAATATACTATAAGTTCAGGGCTAGCTAAGAGAAAAAATAAAGATAGCTTAGACTTTATGCTAAATGAAGCAGATAAACTACTTTATAGCGCCAAGAGTAATGGTAAGAACTGTATCATAAGACAAAGACATCTTTAA
- a CDS encoding DUF2721 domain-containing protein, producing MDIALTTPALLFPAISLLLLAYTSRFLTTAQLIRGLSANARDGKVPKASKQIKNLKKRVDLIKLMQILGVLSLLLCTFSMFLLFLEFKTFGNIIFGVSLILMCASLITAIFEISISTGAIEIELEGIKKYSKEHKKTKDADLDIKEVQEEIQTQLKKEEK from the coding sequence ATGGATATTGCTTTAACTACACCAGCACTATTATTTCCAGCTATTTCATTATTGTTATTAGCTTATACAAGTAGGTTTTTAACAACAGCTCAGCTTATCAGAGGACTTAGTGCAAATGCAAGAGATGGGAAAGTACCAAAAGCATCAAAACAAATAAAGAATTTAAAAAAAAGAGTTGACTTAATCAAATTAATGCAAATACTTGGCGTTTTATCTCTTCTTCTTTGTACCTTTTCAATGTTTTTACTTTTTTTAGAGTTTAAGACATTTGGGAATATTATTTTTGGAGTTAGTTTAATTTTGATGTGTGCTTCTTTAATTACTGCTATTTTTGAAATATCTATTTCAACAGGTGCAATCGAAATAGAACTTGAAGGTATTAAAAAATATTCAAAGGAGCATAAGAAAACTAAAGATGCTGATCTTGATATAAAAGAAGTACAAGAAGAAATTCAAACACAGCTAAAGAAAGAAGAAAAGTAA
- a CDS encoding methyltransferase domain-containing protein, which produces MKKFTRNAMFEILEYLQDILKKSSEAQIEVLNPDYGVDLYAGEIIKLDEEYIYHSYKAWSDLSELLYCKLLTPSIKSKYTVVLTFVKINKKESFHNTKINDISEKYGEDSIFFRINKNEEPAFLYYYKQALLNAKIQEKKNILNLGINKADEFALISKLLSKDELSQKQFFGIDFSKTAINYSKQRFPQENFKFYAHDINDLKSLNLKKADLIISIGTLQSTTLNFKELFMDIFQNHLEENGAIILGFPNCRWHDTQMIYGAKAANYSFSEQSVLYKDVYFCKKYLQQKKYRVTLTGKNYLFLTATSIKK; this is translated from the coding sequence ATGAAAAAATTCACAAGAAATGCTATGTTTGAAATCTTAGAGTATTTACAAGATATTTTAAAAAAAAGCAGTGAGGCACAAATAGAAGTTTTAAACCCTGATTATGGAGTTGATTTATATGCAGGCGAGATAATAAAACTTGATGAAGAGTATATTTATCATTCATATAAAGCTTGGAGTGATTTAAGTGAGCTTTTGTATTGTAAACTTTTAACACCAAGTATTAAATCTAAATACACAGTAGTATTAACTTTTGTAAAGATAAATAAAAAAGAGTCTTTTCATAATACAAAAATTAATGATATAAGTGAAAAGTATGGGGAAGACTCTATTTTTTTTAGAATAAATAAAAATGAAGAACCAGCATTTTTATACTATTATAAACAAGCACTTTTAAATGCAAAAATACAAGAGAAAAAAAACATATTAAATTTAGGTATAAATAAAGCAGATGAGTTTGCTTTGATAAGTAAACTTTTATCAAAAGATGAACTATCACAAAAACAGTTTTTTGGGATTGATTTTTCAAAAACAGCAATAAACTACTCAAAACAAAGATTTCCCCAAGAAAATTTTAAATTTTATGCCCATGATATAAATGATTTAAAAAGTTTAAATCTAAAAAAAGCTGATTTGATTATTTCTATTGGAACATTGCAAAGTACAACACTTAATTTTAAAGAGTTATTTATGGATATTTTCCAAAATCATCTTGAAGAAAATGGGGCTATAATTTTAGGCTTTCCAAATTGTAGATGGCACGACACACAGATGATTTATGGTGCAAAAGCTGCAAATTATTCATTTTCCGAACAATCAGTGTTATATAAAGATGTATATTTCTGTAAAAAATATTTACAACAAAAAAAATATAGAGTTACACTTACTGGAAAGAATTATCTTTTCTTAACTGCAACATCAATAAAGAAATAA
- a CDS encoding GGDEF domain-containing protein has translation MRKNIILQFVVMVVLLAIVITALSLYNLRNIGIKSAIHNAQAISEVVKSGLTSHMLNNNMHQVDTFIDSVSNMNNVKNIWLVRGEPVNKQFDRVDKTKLPKDALDKSVLLTGKMQYKIEETFTTTSVRVTIPYNAIAIKNVDCLKCHNVDPGETLGAVSLELDISALKQIGIESIYIITLVVLFAILIIVYLSRRILKPYIVLFEKFSVNISNAVQGKFKKISTPTGLTKDMLSLTDEYNKLMVNFKDTSIDIEQKLHGFIGYKTGQHGKDPLNESKEIIDNLSNLYQFKKEIELDDSRDEIYQRLSQVFSNKFNLKAFNFIEIEMTKNKMTTVVEKGDMFCCKTTLEETPEVCRAARTKNDVISMDFHNTCPYFEKEDLFYYCTNVAISKNVNLIINFVFENKEDLEELKSQITFIKSYINEAAPSLEVKLLMKALQESAFTDGLTGLYNRKFLEEHTKKLIPHAKREDINIGVLMLDMDHFKAVNDEYGHDIGDKVLKELAIILDENVRESDLVIRYGGEEFIVLLVGVNSEEDALSVANKISKKVRENEIDVYAGAKLKKTISTGLSMFPQDSSNFNSVIKNADIALYEAKSTGRDKVVRFKEEQVSSVDLF, from the coding sequence GTGAGAAAAAATATTATTTTACAGTTTGTTGTTATGGTTGTTTTATTAGCAATAGTTATTACCGCATTAAGTCTATATAATTTAAGAAATATTGGTATTAAATCTGCAATTCATAATGCTCAGGCAATTTCAGAAGTTGTAAAAAGCGGTTTAACTTCTCATATGTTAAACAACAATATGCATCAAGTGGACACTTTTATAGATTCAGTATCTAATATGAACAATGTAAAAAACATATGGCTAGTTAGAGGTGAGCCTGTAAATAAACAGTTTGATAGAGTTGATAAGACGAAATTACCTAAAGATGCACTAGACAAAAGTGTATTATTAACTGGAAAAATGCAATATAAAATAGAAGAAACTTTTACAACTACCTCAGTTAGAGTTACAATTCCTTATAATGCAATTGCAATTAAAAATGTGGATTGTTTAAAATGTCATAATGTAGACCCAGGTGAGACTTTGGGTGCAGTATCCTTAGAACTTGATATTAGTGCTTTAAAACAAATTGGGATTGAATCAATTTATATAATAACGTTAGTCGTACTTTTTGCAATTTTGATTATTGTATATCTTTCAAGAAGAATTTTAAAACCATATATAGTTTTATTTGAAAAGTTTAGTGTAAATATAAGTAATGCAGTTCAAGGAAAATTTAAAAAAATCAGTACACCAACTGGTCTTACTAAAGATATGCTTTCTTTAACTGATGAATACAATAAATTAATGGTAAACTTTAAAGATACATCAATTGATATTGAACAAAAACTACATGGATTTATTGGCTACAAAACAGGTCAACATGGAAAAGATCCATTAAATGAATCAAAAGAGATTATTGATAATTTATCAAATCTTTATCAGTTTAAAAAAGAGATTGAACTTGATGACTCAAGGGATGAAATATATCAAAGGCTATCACAAGTATTCTCAAATAAGTTTAATCTAAAAGCTTTTAACTTTATAGAAATAGAAATGACTAAAAATAAAATGACTACTGTTGTTGAAAAAGGTGATATGTTTTGTTGTAAAACTACTTTAGAAGAAACTCCTGAGGTTTGTAGGGCAGCAAGAACTAAAAATGATGTAATATCAATGGATTTTCATAACACTTGTCCGTACTTTGAAAAAGAGGATCTTTTTTATTATTGTACAAATGTTGCAATTAGTAAAAATGTTAATCTTATTATAAACTTTGTATTTGAAAATAAAGAAGATTTAGAAGAATTAAAATCTCAAATTACATTTATTAAAAGTTATATAAATGAAGCTGCACCTTCACTTGAAGTTAAACTTCTTATGAAAGCATTACAAGAATCAGCATTTACAGATGGTCTAACAGGGCTTTATAATAGAAAATTCTTAGAAGAACATACTAAAAAACTTATTCCACATGCAAAAAGAGAAGATATTAATATTGGTGTTTTAATGCTAGACATGGATCACTTTAAAGCTGTAAATGATGAATATGGACATGATATAGGTGATAAAGTATTAAAAGAGTTAGCTATTATTTTAGATGAAAATGTAAGAGAATCAGATTTAGTTATTAGATATGGTGGTGAAGAGTTTATTGTTCTTTTAGTTGGAGTTAATAGTGAAGAAGATGCTTTAAGTGTTGCAAATAAAATTTCTAAAAAAGTTAGAGAAAATGAAATAGATGTATACGCAGGAGCTAAGCTTAAAAAGACAATCAGTACAGGATTATCAATGTTCCCACAAGACTCATCAAACTTTAATTCAGTTATTAAAAATGCAGATATTGCATTATATGAAGCAAAAAGTACAGGTAGAGATAAAGTTGTAAGATTTAAAGAAGAGCAGGTATCTAGTGTAGATTTATTTTAG
- a CDS encoding DsbA family protein yields MKNKSVVFISIFVIVAAFIAMVFFYQQKTTSSIEKLSHTDAPFIRDHSTKFGDNKKGVYVVEFIDPECESCALYHKVVKELYRTYYEDIQLVVRYLDNHTNSKFAIRVLEASKNQNMYQAVLDKIYETQRIWAQHNNEKPELLWEELKSVPSLDVEKLKADFENTNVDKIVKIDREDATKLGVRGTPTLFVNGEKLQRLSYQDLFDLVESKLFK; encoded by the coding sequence ATGAAAAATAAATCAGTAGTATTTATATCAATTTTCGTAATAGTAGCAGCTTTTATAGCAATGGTGTTTTTTTATCAACAAAAAACAACAAGTAGTATTGAAAAACTATCTCATACAGATGCTCCTTTTATTAGAGATCATTCTACAAAATTTGGGGATAATAAAAAAGGCGTGTATGTAGTAGAATTTATTGATCCTGAATGTGAATCATGTGCTTTATATCATAAAGTAGTAAAAGAACTTTATCGAACTTACTATGAGGATATTCAACTGGTTGTAAGATATTTAGATAATCATACTAATTCAAAATTTGCAATTAGAGTTTTAGAGGCTTCAAAAAATCAAAACATGTATCAAGCAGTACTTGATAAGATTTATGAAACACAAAGAATTTGGGCGCAACATAATAATGAAAAACCAGAACTTTTATGGGAAGAATTAAAAAGTGTTCCTTCTTTAGATGTGGAAAAATTAAAAGCAGATTTTGAAAATACAAATGTAGATAAAATCGTAAAAATTGATAGAGAAGATGCGACAAAATTGGGTGTTAGAGGAACTCCAACACTATTTGTAAATGGTGAAAAACTTCAAAGGTTATCATATCAAGATTTATTTGACTTAGTAGAATCAAAACTTTTTAAATAA
- a CDS encoding ModE family transcriptional regulator produces the protein MIKLDSTQKQLVLNNLNENGELSCIRAFKAAKLMGIKPKNMAQIAKDMNIKITNCELGVFGKLKFSQMNDDIYNTLAKNSANNKKVQCEIAWKLAQEKGSTLKKVGSSIKNSDIKVTHCQLGVFYDEEFDKFDKVRKK, from the coding sequence ATGATAAAACTTGATTCTACACAAAAACAGTTAGTTTTAAACAATCTAAATGAAAACGGTGAATTATCGTGTATAAGAGCTTTTAAAGCTGCAAAACTTATGGGTATAAAACCTAAAAATATGGCCCAAATTGCAAAAGACATGAATATTAAAATTACAAATTGTGAACTAGGTGTATTTGGTAAACTAAAATTCTCACAAATGAATGATGATATTTATAATACATTAGCTAAAAACTCTGCAAACAACAAAAAAGTTCAGTGTGAGATTGCTTGGAAATTAGCACAAGAGAAAGGTTCAACTCTAAAAAAAGTTGGCTCATCTATTAAAAATTCTGATATTAAAGTAACTCATTGTCAATTAGGTGTTTTTTATGATGAAGAGTTTGACAAATTTGATAAGGTGAGAAAAAAGTAG